ACCATATCAGGCACACCGCGTTGGGGTGCAACCAAATCGACAATGGCGTGTTCTTTGAGGTTGTAGTGAAGCTTTTGCCATTGCTCGACGGCGCGATCGCGCGAGGATTTGTGAATATTGCCCTCCATCCAGGGATTAATCACATAATCCACGTCGTAATGGTCGGGAGCGCACATGAGGAAGCGGATCGAGGAGGTCATAAAAGAATCTCAAGTGAAATAGACAAGGGCAAACTCTTATTGGATACAGACTTTCTATGATCCAATTCTGTAGGACTTGTTACGAAATCTTTACCTCTTATTTGTAACAGCGAAAGTCAGCTCTAGAGGCTAATGTCTATTTTATTCTTTTACAACCCAAGGGACTTGACAAAAAGTAATTAAGTAGGAACATTTAACAGTTTGAGTGCAAATCGCTCCTATGTTTGATTCGCACTCCGTCGATATTGCAACAAAGCTGGAGACCAAGTAGCCTGGGCTAATAAAGGCTGTAAGTTTTTGGCAACGCGGGTGGCTAAAAGCTGGTGTCCGGCGGCATTTGGATGAATGATATCTTCCTGGCGATTTTTTGGATTATCGACAATTCCAGTTAAAACCTGTGGAATTAAATAAGCTTGTGTATCTTTAGCAACACGTTGATAAAGTTCGTCATATTCATCTTCTATGTAGCCGAGATTGATTCCTAGCAGCACAACAATTGCTTTTTGTTGTTGAATCGAAGTGACAATTTGTCGCAAGTTCTGTTCTGTCTCTGTTTTGGGAATTTTTCGCAGAAAATCATTTCCGCCTAATTCAACAATTACCAGCCAAGGTTCTGCCGCGATCGCATCTTTTTGTAAACGACTCAATCCCATTGCGGTTGTATCGCCGCTAACACCGCGATTCAGTATTGGTAAACCGATTTGACGACTCAACACGCTAGGAAAAGCTTCTGTCTTATCCACGCCATATCCAGAGGCGATGCTATCGCCTAAAACGATAACTTGCTTACCAACACCGGCTTTGAGATTTTTGACATCATCGAAATTGTTGCCGCAACTGGTAACAACCAGCAGGGAAGCAAACAGCAAACTAAAGAACCACACCCAGCGGCGTTTTTTCATACAGTTTTCCAATTCAACTCAACGATATTGCAGAGGGTTGGCGATAGGGGCGAAGAAAGCGCGATCGCCTATGCTACTTAACCCAATATTATTAATGCGAATGCTTCGCCCCGCGCTTCGTCTAATGACCACTTTTTTCGGCGCGGTAAGCATCGATAATCAAATAAACGCCTTGCGCCAACATCATAAGGATGACTAATGGCAAGGATGTTCCCGACATAACTGAAATAATGCCCCCTATATCAATCAATCCTGCTTGGACAAGGAATGATACAGCGCTGGCTTTCTTAAGATTAACTGAGTCTGAGGACAGGATAAGAACAAGTAAGAGTAAAGCCTGAAGTTCTGGGTTTTCAACTATAAGTAAATATTTGAACAGGTTGGTAGTCATTTGTGGAATTGCTGAACCATACAATTCCACGAAAGCGAATTGACTAGAGAAACCGCCGAACTCTTAGGGACAGAGATTAAGTGACCCTTTCTGACCCTCATCAAACCGTGAAGCCGCCTAAGCTATTAATATCCGCAACTGCTCTTTTCCGTTGAATATGGCTGAAATCCGCAATCGCAATACTGTTCGGGTAAACGAGGCTGGAAAGCAGAAACTCATAGAGGCTAAGGCTGCTAAACATATTTATCGTAATTATAAAAAAAGCATTTGGACGTATTTGGACATTGCTGAAGCCTCTGGAGTGGGTGAAAAGACGGTTAAGCGGTTTTTCGCGGGACAATCTGTTGATTGTGATAATGCGATCGCGATCGCCTTATCCCTAAATTTAGAACTAGCAGAATTAATCGATCCAAAGTCAGATCCTCCACCTCCACCGCCAGAAAACCCGATTGGCTGGCGCGATATCTGCCACAAAATGCTGGAGGAACAGCTGAGGCGTTACCAATTCCGGCGACAGGCGACGGGTACGGGGTTGGGGCATGAGGTGGGTATTTATGTGCCGCTGGGATTGGTGAAACCAACAACTCAGCCGCGACGGGGTGAGGAGTTTTGCCCATCTCCAGATGAGGGGAGTTCACAATATCAGCTGAATGAGAAGGAAATTGAGAAACGGTTTGAAGCGGATGCGTTTCTCCGGGAGGTAATTGAGGCGGGGGAAGGCAAGACGATTGCGATTATTGGGGAACCGGGGGCGGGGAAAAGTACGTGGTTAGAGCAAATTGCCCGTCATCTCAAGGATTCAGAAAATGTTTCCCGGTTGCCGATTTGCATTCAGCTAGGGAGTTTGGATGGGAAAACTTTGGAAGAGTATTTACTCCAGGTTTGGCTGAAGGAGGCGCTGTCTCTTCAAGGAATGGTGGTATCAGCCCAGATGCAAACTGAGTTGATGCAGTTGTTTAATTCTCATCAGGTGTGGTTGCTGTTGGATGGGGTGGATGAAATACGGGCGGATACA
The genomic region above belongs to Coleofasciculus sp. FACHB-1120 and contains:
- a CDS encoding GDSL-type esterase/lipase family protein, which produces MKKRRWVWFFSLLFASLLVVTSCGNNFDDVKNLKAGVGKQVIVLGDSIASGYGVDKTEAFPSVLSRQIGLPILNRGVSGDTTAMGLSRLQKDAIAAEPWLVIVELGGNDFLRKIPKTETEQNLRQIVTSIQQQKAIVVLLGINLGYIEDEYDELYQRVAKDTQAYLIPQVLTGIVDNPKNRQEDIIHPNAAGHQLLATRVAKNLQPLLAQATWSPALLQYRRSANQT